From a single Candidatus Saccharibacteria bacterium genomic region:
- a CDS encoding DEAD/DEAH box helicase, with protein MAFNKILEKYRNLAHSERDKGTRFERLIQAYFYTDPKYRHLEKIWLWNEFPHRSSFGGKDVGIDLVALTTEGEYWAIQCKCYQADSGISKEEVDTFLSTSGKSFEDADKNRIKFSYRLWVSTTNKWTSTANETLLHQDPPVTRLSLNDLEEAPVDWLKIDQGIYGDKARTAKKELRFHQRDALHKSMDYFSQGNSRGKLIMACGTGKTFTSLRIAEEITQKDGVVLFLVPSIALLGQTLREWTADAKEEINPIAICSDSEITKDKKKNEDAQTFSIVDLAIPASTNVNQILKQFEYFEMTNKKGLTVVFSTYQSIDVISKAQKRLESIGSKYEKFDLVICDEAHRTTGVTLAGNDESAFVKIHDNAFINADKRIYMTATPRLYGEESKRKAEDSSAVICSMDDEALYGKEIYRIGFGEAVEHDLLSDYKVLILTLSENDVTPEVQKVIQNPEHEISVDDASKLIGCINAMSKQILGEKGTVHIYDPEPMRRAVAFTSNIKTSKKITDSFNAISDTYSESVPELKRETLVQLNSKHIDGAMSATQRDELMSWLKEELENQQEARVLTNVRCLSEGVDVPSLDAVMFLSARNSQVDVVQSVGRVMRKSPGKKYGYIVIPIVVPTDVEPEKALDDNERYKVVWTVLNALRAHDDRFNATVNKIDLNKNRPDQILVGRPDPDGDGDPFNDLESAQAQVKNTQLGLQFDALQTAIYAKMVQKVGDRQYWENWAKNVADIAERQIIRITKIVDEDDEAHMAFRQFVKGLQKNINPSITEQQAIEMLSQHIITKPVFEALFEGYSFVQNNAVSISMQKALDAIEAKAIEDVDAELLEGFYKSVRKRAEGIDNSEGKQRIIVELYDKFFKTAFPKMVEQLGIVYTPIEVVDFIIHSVNDVLKKEFGRSLSDENVNILDPFTGTGTFITRLLQSGVIEPRDLERKYKQEIFANEIVLLAYYIAAVNIENAYHDLLEKDEYDSFEGVVLTDTFQLYEEDDNAKLFSEALAENSERLQRQKKSPLRVIIGNPPYSAGQKSTDDNAQNQKYPKLEKRIEKTYAKSVDTNNKNKLYDSYIKAYRWASDRLGDEGGVVGFVSNGAWLENSAMSGFRKSLEEEFTSIYVFNLRGNARTSGEQRRREAGNVFGAGTRTPISITLLVKDQENQSDKAKIYYLDIGDYLSQDQKLKTISEFRTVESVMSWQTIHPNEHADWVNLRNDSFKKFLPLQENDEDKSVFNVKSMGIQSKGDAKVYNSKISNDYWVENRVKKDILDTVVYRPFFKQFMVRSKPTIYRPGKWNDISVGTNENYTICVTGIGGSKEFSSLMTNLVSDYQVMQNSQCYPLHLYEKINNSMPSLFGETNDDYVRKDGISDYVLRTANDQYPNQNISKEDIFYYVYGLLHSTDYRHEFANDLSKMLPRLPLVEKPEEFWEFSKAGRKLADIHVNYEDVLPYEGVKVTGTQHNNYIVQKMKFPNKEHKDKIIYNAQITIDDIPEKAYEYVVNGKSAIEWIIDRYQVRTDKKTGITNDPNDWAKEVGNPRYILDLLLSVINVSVQTVDIVSNLPKLDFSEKDT; from the coding sequence ATGGCATTCAACAAAATTCTAGAAAAATACCGCAATTTAGCTCACTCGGAACGAGATAAAGGAACAAGATTTGAACGCCTAATTCAAGCCTACTTTTATACTGACCCAAAGTATAGGCATCTAGAAAAAATATGGCTTTGGAATGAATTTCCACATAGAAGTTCATTCGGCGGAAAAGATGTCGGGATAGATTTAGTTGCACTCACTACTGAGGGTGAATACTGGGCCATCCAATGTAAGTGCTATCAGGCAGACTCAGGTATTAGTAAAGAAGAAGTTGATACATTCCTGTCTACTTCAGGCAAAAGTTTTGAAGATGCAGATAAAAACCGAATTAAGTTTAGCTATCGCTTATGGGTATCGACTACCAATAAATGGACTTCTACGGCAAATGAGACTTTACTACATCAAGACCCACCAGTTACTAGGTTAAGCCTAAATGATCTGGAAGAGGCTCCAGTTGACTGGTTAAAGATAGATCAGGGCATCTATGGCGACAAGGCACGTACCGCCAAAAAGGAACTTCGATTTCATCAGCGTGATGCGCTTCACAAGTCTATGGATTATTTCTCTCAAGGAAACAGTAGAGGAAAATTGATAATGGCTTGCGGTACAGGTAAGACATTTACGAGTTTACGTATCGCAGAAGAAATAACGCAAAAAGATGGAGTTGTGTTGTTCCTTGTCCCATCTATTGCCTTACTTGGTCAGACACTGCGTGAATGGACTGCTGATGCAAAGGAAGAAATAAACCCGATAGCAATATGTTCGGACTCTGAGATTACTAAAGACAAAAAGAAGAATGAAGATGCCCAGACATTTAGCATTGTTGATCTAGCTATTCCGGCTTCTACTAATGTCAATCAAATACTAAAGCAATTTGAATACTTTGAAATGACTAATAAGAAGGGGCTGACTGTCGTATTCTCAACCTATCAGTCAATAGATGTTATCTCTAAAGCACAAAAACGACTTGAGAGCATAGGTAGTAAGTACGAAAAATTTGATCTAGTAATATGCGATGAAGCACATAGAACTACTGGAGTAACTCTTGCAGGTAATGATGAATCTGCTTTTGTAAAAATTCATGACAATGCATTCATAAATGCTGACAAGCGTATCTACATGACAGCTACCCCTCGCTTGTATGGCGAGGAATCAAAGCGTAAAGCTGAAGATTCCTCAGCAGTTATTTGCTCTATGGATGACGAGGCATTGTACGGAAAAGAGATCTATCGTATAGGCTTTGGAGAGGCTGTAGAACATGATCTTTTGTCAGACTATAAGGTTTTAATCCTCACTCTTTCAGAAAACGATGTAACCCCAGAAGTCCAAAAAGTCATACAAAATCCAGAACACGAAATTAGCGTTGACGACGCATCAAAGCTTATTGGTTGTATCAATGCTATGTCCAAGCAAATATTGGGTGAAAAAGGCACGGTTCATATTTATGATCCTGAACCTATGAGACGAGCAGTAGCTTTTACTTCAAATATTAAGACCTCTAAAAAAATAACCGACTCTTTCAATGCTATTAGTGACACCTACTCAGAATCTGTTCCAGAGTTAAAACGAGAAACACTCGTCCAGCTCAATTCAAAGCATATCGATGGTGCTATGTCAGCTACACAACGAGACGAACTAATGTCATGGCTTAAGGAAGAGCTTGAAAATCAACAAGAAGCACGGGTATTGACTAACGTGCGTTGTCTTAGTGAAGGTGTAGATGTTCCGTCTCTAGACGCCGTAATGTTCCTGTCTGCACGAAATTCACAAGTAGATGTAGTACAGTCTGTTGGGCGTGTAATGCGTAAAAGTCCTGGAAAAAAATATGGTTACATAGTTATACCAATTGTAGTGCCAACGGATGTCGAGCCAGAAAAAGCCCTCGATGATAATGAAAGATATAAAGTTGTCTGGACCGTACTTAATGCATTGCGAGCTCACGACGACCGTTTTAACGCGACCGTCAACAAGATTGATCTAAATAAAAACCGTCCAGATCAAATATTAGTTGGTCGTCCAGATCCAGATGGTGATGGTGACCCCTTCAACGATCTTGAATCAGCACAGGCACAAGTTAAAAACACTCAGCTCGGTCTGCAATTTGATGCACTACAAACAGCAATATACGCAAAGATGGTGCAGAAAGTTGGTGATCGTCAGTATTGGGAGAACTGGGCTAAAAATGTAGCAGATATTGCAGAACGTCAAATAATTCGGATTACAAAAATTGTTGACGAAGATGACGAAGCACACATGGCATTCCGCCAGTTTGTTAAGGGTCTACAAAAAAATATCAATCCTTCCATTACAGAACAGCAAGCTATTGAAATGCTTTCTCAGCACATTATTACTAAACCAGTTTTTGAGGCTTTGTTTGAGGGTTACTCGTTTGTGCAAAACAATGCTGTATCAATCTCTATGCAAAAAGCTTTAGATGCCATTGAAGCTAAAGCAATTGAAGATGTTGACGCAGAACTATTAGAAGGGTTCTATAAGTCAGTTCGTAAGCGTGCCGAAGGCATAGACAACTCTGAGGGTAAGCAACGAATCATTGTTGAGCTATACGACAAATTCTTTAAGACTGCATTTCCTAAAATGGTAGAACAATTAGGAATTGTTTATACGCCTATTGAGGTTGTGGACTTTATCATTCATTCAGTAAATGATGTGCTCAAGAAAGAGTTCGGCAGAAGCTTAAGTGATGAAAATGTAAATATCTTAGACCCATTTACAGGCACGGGTACATTCATTACGAGATTACTCCAAAGTGGCGTTATCGAACCTAGAGACCTAGAGAGAAAATATAAACAAGAAATATTCGCAAATGAAATCGTACTGCTTGCTTACTATATTGCGGCAGTGAATATCGAGAACGCCTACCATGATTTACTAGAAAAAGACGAGTATGATAGCTTCGAAGGCGTAGTACTTACAGATACATTCCAGCTCTATGAAGAAGATGACAATGCTAAATTGTTCAGTGAAGCCCTCGCAGAGAACTCAGAACGCCTACAACGCCAAAAGAAGTCTCCACTAAGGGTAATCATCGGTAACCCTCCATATTCTGCAGGGCAAAAATCTACTGATGACAATGCACAGAATCAGAAATACCCTAAGCTAGAAAAAAGAATAGAAAAAACCTATGCAAAAAGTGTTGATACGAATAACAAAAATAAGTTATACGATTCTTACATTAAGGCGTACCGCTGGGCTTCAGATCGCTTAGGTGATGAGGGTGGCGTAGTTGGTTTCGTAAGCAATGGTGCTTGGCTTGAGAACTCAGCTATGTCTGGTTTCAGGAAAAGTCTAGAAGAGGAATTTACTAGCATATACGTCTTTAATCTTAGAGGTAATGCACGCACTAGTGGTGAACAGCGTAGGCGTGAAGCTGGCAACGTTTTTGGTGCTGGTACGAGAACGCCAATATCAATTACATTATTGGTTAAAGACCAAGAAAATCAAAGCGATAAAGCTAAAATATACTACCTCGATATTGGCGATTATTTATCACAAGACCAGAAATTAAAAACGATTAGTGAATTTAGAACTGTAGAATCTGTAATGAGCTGGCAGACTATACATCCAAATGAACATGCAGATTGGGTTAATCTAAGAAACGATTCCTTCAAGAAATTTCTGCCCCTGCAAGAAAACGACGAGGACAAATCTGTGTTCAATGTAAAGTCAATGGGCATACAAAGCAAAGGTGATGCAAAGGTATACAATTCAAAAATATCTAATGACTATTGGGTTGAAAATCGAGTTAAAAAAGACATCCTGGACACGGTGGTTTATAGACCGTTCTTTAAGCAGTTCATGGTGAGATCAAAACCTACAATTTACCGCCCTGGTAAATGGAATGACATTTCAGTAGGCACAAATGAGAACTACACGATTTGTGTTACTGGCATTGGTGGTTCAAAGGAGTTTTCCTCACTTATGACTAATCTTGTCTCAGACTACCAAGTTATGCAGAATTCACAGTGCTACCCGCTACATCTTTATGAAAAGATAAATAACTCAATGCCGTCATTATTTGGCGAAACTAACGATGATTATGTGAGAAAAGACGGTATCAGCGATTACGTCTTACGGACAGCTAATGACCAGTACCCTAACCAGAATATTTCTAAAGAGGATATATTCTACTATGTGTATGGCTTACTTCATAGCACTGATTATCGGCATGAATTCGCAAATGACTTATCAAAAATGCTACCAAGATTGCCACTAGTAGAAAAACCCGAAGAATTCTGGGAATTCAGTAAGGCTGGCCGAAAGCTCGCTGACATACATGTAAATTATGAAGACGTTCTGCCTTATGAAGGCGTTAAGGTGACCGGTACCCAACACAATAATTATATTGTCCAGAAGATGAAATTCCCGAATAAGGAGCACAAGGATAAGATAATATACAATGCCCAGATAACAATCGATGATATTCCTGAAAAAGCGTATGAGTATGTAGTAAATGGCAAGAGTGCAATAGAGTGGATTATTGATAGGTATCAAGTAAGAACCGACAAGAAGACAGGCATCACAAATGACCCGAATGATTGGGCAAAAGAGGTTGGGAACCCTAGATATATACTTGATCTACTGTTAAGTGTCATCAATGTAAGCGTACAGACAGTAGACATTGTTAGTAACCTGCCGAAGCTTGATTTTAGCGAGAAAGATACCTAA
- a CDS encoding DUF1905 domain-containing protein produces the protein MKFTVRNTVQRFSGQYGWYYLELDEIISKDLRPMLKDLWPALLKARFTINNTTWNSSIMPIKDGPLFIALPAKIRKTENIDVDQSINVTVELEI, from the coding sequence ATGAAGTTTACTGTACGTAACACAGTTCAGCGCTTTTCAGGACAATATGGCTGGTATTATCTCGAGCTAGATGAGATTATTAGCAAGGACCTACGACCTATGCTCAAAGACTTATGGCCTGCATTACTTAAAGCGCGTTTTACGATCAATAATACAACATGGAATAGCTCAATAATGCCCATCAAGGATGGCCCTTTATTTATTGCCTTGCCAGCGAAGATCAGAAAAACAGAGAACATTGACGTAGATCAAAGCATTAACGTTACAGTTGAGCTTGAAATTTAG